A stretch of the Ptiloglossa arizonensis isolate GNS036 chromosome 1, iyPtiAriz1_principal, whole genome shotgun sequence genome encodes the following:
- the LOC143144690 gene encoding uncharacterized protein LOC143144690, producing the protein MTKDKNYKMFQQRKDLSPSQEMLLHKSDSSDTINSLENKEQRSPESVLFEPQQLQLSYEDNLSSEMILELQQSKLDLELAEVKQIDELSKENIDIPTDKCFPMDKTLSLSEEMKLDVNNCESIPNIGSFSKTRLDVCAYDTELHFPKSMYDLPRGYVSEPAQFATFNSDLEPENHEFHKFLKEFQTVTSTCEPASKFKDENKNKYYENWNREGQNTMFKIINEKTLKETNDSCLPANWNGCNQIFSNLQQLNGKMQTTTQECSENSNEYTNKRTFAETDNKVDNQQEYKEIGKNKTRIRSGSTTPCSGSPPPAKRCRTTLKFDNVEENQIRQSQKPIITVPVTNLLLEEKKNIQNFFCLNTTISKTPRSNSTTKSPTTSTLDLPVVSDSDSCSRNLQDPERGAEFNKKCTYSSFQQNRKSSQFQFFKKPIVKIILFCIWLTKKLSNMFKNDCGSFKQTSIIMLRSENELINTVLDKVNHLSEEITQVHTRIVTDITALTTEVGSLQEVSRKLADKNETLMQELKKLHKMIENTRARSPKSLPPPPPLSPPMPSILRPSSLTYIPPPPPPPPSTFFQSPVQPITPTTPKNNGRNIRTPSRKCSTPFLHKPAITVEDLLKVTLKKAPQNVKENRRNTICGPRGPVISLDMLRSVKLKSVRRRTADKIMRSPRSARIIKSRTAQSLSLSPILTRADNSLEQILKQVDVNRHGPRRLLSNSSNFHETGIAKDNHLQNAHAKDSSSRSVI; encoded by the exons ATGACAAAGGATAAAAATTACAAGATGTTTCAACAAAGAAAGGATCTGTCCCCATCACAGGAAATGCTACTGCACAAATCAGACTCATCTGACACGATAAATAGCTTAGAAAACAAAG AGCAACGTTCTCCAGAGTCAGTACTTTTTGAACCTCAGCAACTACAACTATCATATGAAGACAACCTTAGCTCAGAAATGATACTCGAACTTCAGCAAAGTAAACTGGATTTAGAATTAGCTGAAGTAAAACAGATAGATGAACTGTCAAAAGAAAATATAGATATACCCACAGATAAGTGTTTCCCAATGGATAAAACCTTGTCATTGAGTGAGGAGATGAAGCTGGACGTAAACAACTGTGAGTCCATTCCAAATATTGGATCATTCTCAAAGACGAGGCTTGATGTTTGTGCCTATGACACTGAGCTTCACTTTCCTAAATCTATGTATGACTTACCTCGTGGGTATGTATCAGAGCCAGCACAATTTGCTACCTTTAATTCTGACTTGGAGCCAGAGAATCATGAGTTTCACAAATTCCTGAAAGAATTTCAAACAGTTACTTCTACTTGTGAGCCTGCTAGTAAATTTAAGGATGAAAATAAGAATAAGTACTATGAAAATTGGAACAGAGAAGGTCAAAAcacaatgtttaaaataatcAACGAGAAAACTTTAAAAGAGACAAATGATAGCTGTCTTCCTGCCAATTGGAATGGCTGCAACCAGATCTTTTCGAATTTGCAACAACTAAATGGGAAGATGCAAACTACTACTCAGGAATGCAGT GAGAATTCAAATGAGTATACCAATAAACGCACTTTTGCAGAAACTGACAACAAAGTAGACAATCAACAAGAATACAAAGAAATAGGGAAAAATAAGACAAGAATAAGGTCTGGTTCAACCACACCTTGCAGTGGCTCACCGCCTCCTGCTAAAAGGTGTAGAACCACATTGAAATTTGACAATGTAGAAGAAAATCAAATAAGACAATCTCAGAAACCAATTATTACTGTCCCAGTTACTAATCTCTtgctagaggaaaagaaaaatatacaaaatttcttttgtctcAATACAACAATTTCGAAAACACCTCGGAGTAATAGTACAACCAAATCACCAACTACCTCTACCTTGGATCTACCAGTTGTGTCAGATTCTGATAGCTGTAGTAGGAATCTGCAAGAT CCTGAACGAGGGGCCGAATTCAATAAGAAATGTACATACTCCAGCTTTCAACAGAACCGTAAATCGtcacaatttcaattttttaagaaaCCAATAGTTAAAATTATCCTCTTTTGTATCTGGCTGACGAAGAAACTAtcaaatatgtttaaaaat GATTGTGGAAGCTTTAAGCAAACTAGCATAATAATGTTACGTTCAGAGAATGAGCTGATTAATACTGTCTTGGATAAAGTTAACCATCTGTCTGAAGAGATTACGCAG GTGCATACAAGAATTGTTACTGACATAACTGCTTTAACAACAGAGGTCGGCAGCTTGCAAGAAGTCAGTAGAAAACTAGCCGACAAAAATGAAACACTGATGCAGGAATTAAAAAAGTTACATAAGATGATAGAGAACACACGGGCAAGATCTCCCAAATCTctacctccacctccaccgctTTCTCCACCTATGCCATCGATTTTGAGGCCATCCTCGCTAACGTAtattcctcctccacctccgccACCACCTTCTACATTTTTCCAATCCCCAGTACAGCCGATTACACCTACTACCCCGAAGAACAACGGCAGAAATATCAGAACACCCTCAAGAAAATGCTCGACGCCCTTTCTTCATAAGCCAGCTATAACTGTCGAAGATTTGCTAAAAGTGACTCTAAAAAAAGCACCACAGAACGTTAAG gaGAACAGAAGGAATACTATATGCGGACCAAGGGGGCCTGTGATTTCTTTAGATATGTTACGTAGCGTGAAATTAAAGTCTGTCAGGCGCAGAACAGCCGATAAAATAATGAGATCTCCAAGGAGTGCTCGTATAATAAAGTCGCGAACTGCTCAGAGTCTTAGTTTGTCTCCAATCTTGACAAGAGCAGATAACTCATTGGAACAAATCCTGAAACAGGTGGATGTAAATAGACATGGACCAAGACGTCTgttatcgaattcgtcaaactttCACGAGACTGGTATCGCAAAAGATAATCATCTGCAAAATGCACACGCGAAAGATAGTAGTTCGCGATCTGTGATATAA
- the Thoc7 gene encoding THO complex subunit 7 — protein MSDEEVIRRRLLIDGDGTGDDRRINMLLKSFIKWINSPDLDNTLHERMLSQLAQCEFAQRKSRLVSNMSQEELKSYEQLSKEIEIQIEEAKRNIEKTKTELQDAKRVRKNRIEYDVLAKVINEQPDRVETNLKLATLREELDKLKEKSEQLEHKLEMRRKQFHVLISSIHSLQGMLNERNEEIMDVSLENYDDADTAMPSKAEVS, from the exons ATGTCTGACG AAGAAGTAATACGTCGAAGGTTACTCATAGATGGAGATGGAACTGGAGATGATCGTAGGATAAATATGCTTTTGAAATCTTTCATTAAATGGATAAATAGTCCAGATCTAGACAACACACTACACGAGAGAATGTTGTCACAACTTGCTCAATGTGAATTTGCACAACGAAAATCCAGACTAGTCTCCAATATGAGTCAAGAAGAATTAAAAAGTTatgaacaattatcaaaagaaattgaaattcaaatagAAGAGGCtaaaagaaatatagaaaaaacaAAGACAGAGTTGCAGGATGCAAAACGTGTAAGAAAGAACAGAATTGAGTATGATGTATTAGCAAAAGTtataaacgaacaaccagatCGAGTAGAAACTAATTTGAAACTTGCTACATTACGTGAAGAACTAGACAAATTAAAG GAAAAGTCTGAACAGTTAGAACACAAATTAGAAATGAGACGTAAACAATTTCATGTTTTAATTTCTTCTATACATTCTTTGCAAGGAATGTTGAATGAACGCAATGAGGAAATAATGGATGtaagtttagaaaattatgaCGATGCAGATACTGCAATGCCTTCTAAAGCTGAAGTATCTTAA
- the LOC143146760 gene encoding putative RNA/DNA demethylase ALKBH6, with product MEKHKFVFAENMIPEVPNSVAYIPNFITKEEEAEIIKQINYVPLPKWTQLSHRRLQNWGGIPHPNGMIAEEIPTWLRKYINKVSSCNVFEKEKLPNHVLINEYLPGQGIMAHSDGPLFYPIVTTISCGSHTLLDFYKRLDSTQLQKLNLEFSLLLERRSLFILQGDLYHHYLHSIAERDMDVISKSVIKNLNICKEQFSEEQILKRDIRLSLTIRHVPKTSKLKLKIG from the exons ATGGAAAAACATAAATTTGTTTTTGCTGAAAATATGATTCCAGAG GTGCCTAACTCAGTTGCGTACATACCAAATTTCAttacaaaagaagaagaagcagaaattATAAAACAGATTAATTATGTTCCTTTACCAAAGTGGACACAGTTGAGTCATCGTAGATTACAGAATTGGGGTGGTATTCCACATCCCAATGGTATGATAGCTGAAGAAATACCAACC tggcttagaaaatatattaataaagtgTCATCTTGTAATGTCTTTGAAAAAGAGAAGTTACCCAATCATGTTTTAATTAATGAATACTTACCTGGACAAGGAATAATG GCACACTCAGATGGCCCACTTTTCTACCCCATTGTAACAACAATTAGTTGTGGCTCTCATACACTTCTCGATTTCTATAAACGACTGGACAGTACACAG ctACAAAAACTTAACTTAGAATTTAGTCTCCTATTAGAACGTAGAAGCCTGTTTATTCTCCAAGGAGATTTGTACCATCATTATTTACATTCAATTGCAGAAAGAGATATGGATGTTATTTCAAAGTCTGTGATAAAAAATTTGAACATATGCaaagaacaattttcagaagaGCAGATATTAAAACGGGACATTAGATTGTCTTTAACAATCAGACATGTTCCTAAAACTAGTAAATTAAAACTAAAAATTGGATAA